The Calditrichota bacterium genome contains a region encoding:
- a CDS encoding PorV/PorQ family protein → MKKIILSFLILGLVLLAMHTSLQAQATKYGQAGMTFLQIDVGGRTAGMGGTSVGIANDASAMFSNPAGLAGISGLDILLNQTNWIVDIKQYAGAVAYGTGNWGTFGVSFINMDYGTFTETWPYEGFDPELMDKGYIRGNDFTVNEFALGFSYARQMTNKFSIGGQIKYVKQDLYKTLIWSEFQGKQIWVNNNLGVLALDFGTLYYTGFKDLRFGMSMRNFSRQARYAIQRFDLPLTFKMGVAMDILTLFNDGHSDNHLTLAIDALHPRDYDERLQVGAEYEFMNLFSLRAGYKFRYDEESFSAGFGVKKWFGNFGVRLDYAYSDFGKFFGSVHRLSWDFYYK, encoded by the coding sequence ATGAAAAAAATAATCTTATCTTTTCTAATCCTTGGGCTTGTCCTGCTCGCAATGCATACGTCATTGCAAGCCCAGGCAACAAAATACGGTCAAGCAGGAATGACGTTTTTGCAAATTGATGTGGGAGGCCGGACGGCTGGCATGGGCGGCACGAGCGTAGGCATTGCCAATGACGCATCGGCCATGTTTTCGAATCCGGCTGGATTAGCTGGCATCAGCGGCCTGGACATCTTACTGAACCAGACCAACTGGATTGTGGACATCAAACAATATGCGGGTGCAGTCGCCTATGGCACGGGAAACTGGGGTACGTTTGGCGTCAGTTTCATTAATATGGATTATGGTACGTTTACAGAAACCTGGCCCTACGAGGGATTTGACCCTGAACTTATGGACAAAGGCTACATTCGCGGCAATGATTTTACCGTGAACGAATTCGCCCTGGGTTTCTCCTACGCCCGCCAAATGACCAACAAGTTTTCCATTGGCGGACAAATTAAATATGTGAAGCAGGATTTATATAAAACCCTCATCTGGAGTGAATTCCAGGGAAAGCAAATCTGGGTCAACAACAATTTGGGCGTTCTGGCTCTGGATTTTGGAACCCTGTATTACACCGGATTCAAAGATTTGCGGTTCGGAATGTCCATGCGGAACTTTTCACGCCAGGCACGTTACGCCATTCAGCGCTTTGACCTGCCACTGACATTTAAAATGGGCGTGGCCATGGACATTTTGACCCTGTTCAATGACGGCCATAGTGACAATCATTTAACTCTGGCCATCGATGCTCTGCATCCCAGAGACTACGACGAACGGTTGCAGGTGGGAGCTGAATATGAATTTATGAACCTGTTCTCGCTGCGGGCCGGATACAAATTCCGGTACGATGAAGAGAGTTTTTCCGCCGGATTTGGCGTAAAGAAGTGGTTCGGCAATTTCGGCGTGCGCTTGGATTACGCCTATTCCGATTTTGGGAAATTCTTTGGATCAGTGCATCGATTATCCTGGGATTTTTACTACAAGTAA
- a CDS encoding T9SS type A sorting domain-containing protein, with translation MNLHAKRFLLEQNYPNPFNASTEIHYYIRNNGKIQINILNSRGQEVLTLQNRNETAGEHTIRWNGKDVNGNDVTSGLYFCQIQWNHRIKTCKLILLR, from the coding sequence ATGAATTTACATGCCAAAAGATTTTTGTTAGAACAGAATTATCCGAATCCATTTAACGCATCAACTGAAATTCACTATTATATTCGAAATAATGGGAAGATTCAAATAAATATCTTAAATTCAAGGGGACAAGAAGTGCTTACCCTGCAAAACAGGAACGAGACTGCAGGGGAGCATACAATTCGTTGGAACGGAAAGGACGTGAATGGAAATGATGTAACGTCCGGTTTGTATTTTTGTCAGATTCAATGGAATCACAGAATTAAAACTTGCAAGCTAATTTTGTTGCGATAA
- a CDS encoding glycoside hydrolase family 28 protein codes for MKSRHFVTLAIVLFVVNLSMAGGPVVFNVRDYGATGKGKILDTQAINQAIDVCAKSGGGTVYFPAGVYLSGSVHLKSNVTLYFDSGAVLKGAPNSMHVYDPPEPLGFKAYQDFGHSHWHNALIWGEKLHDIAIMGPGMIDGGGMSRGNPKPGGGDKTISLKLCRNILIKDITIKHAGHFGILPTGCDNMTIDHIKIDTNRDGINVDCCRNVKISNCSINSPRDDGIVLKSSYALGYNRATEDVTITNCLVSGFKEGTLLDGTFQGGGGTGRIKFGTESNGGFKNITISNCVFDHCRGLALEEVDGGTLENVTISNIAMRDISNSPIFIRLGNRARGPKGTPVGSVRNIDISNVTVMGVNPKYSVLIVGIPGHSIEHIRLNTIRIITDGGGTKEDEKIIPPELEKAYPSPNRFGRMPAYGFFCRHVKDLELHEVSVSFEKKDMRPSLMADDVNGLELDNYRAERAVANEKPIVLKKVSGLFLHDCPNIRPSTLTH; via the coding sequence ATGAAGAGTCGACATTTTGTGACACTGGCCATTGTCCTGTTTGTTGTTAATCTTTCGATGGCCGGAGGGCCGGTAGTTTTCAACGTAAGGGATTACGGCGCGACGGGAAAGGGAAAAATCCTGGACACGCAGGCCATTAATCAGGCGATAGATGTGTGTGCAAAATCGGGAGGTGGAACGGTTTATTTCCCGGCAGGGGTGTATTTGTCCGGCTCGGTTCACCTGAAGAGCAACGTCACGCTCTATTTCGATTCGGGTGCTGTCCTGAAAGGAGCCCCCAATTCGATGCACGTTTACGACCCTCCAGAACCGCTGGGGTTTAAGGCCTATCAGGATTTTGGGCACAGTCATTGGCACAATGCTCTCATTTGGGGCGAAAAGCTTCACGATATCGCCATAATGGGACCCGGCATGATTGACGGAGGAGGCATGAGTCGAGGCAATCCGAAACCGGGCGGTGGAGATAAGACAATTTCGTTAAAATTGTGCAGAAATATTCTAATAAAAGATATTACCATCAAGCACGCCGGGCATTTTGGCATTCTTCCCACCGGCTGTGACAATATGACAATCGACCATATTAAAATCGATACCAATCGCGATGGAATTAATGTGGATTGCTGCCGAAATGTTAAAATTTCAAATTGCAGCATTAATTCCCCAAGAGATGACGGCATTGTGCTGAAAAGCAGCTATGCCTTGGGGTACAACCGGGCAACTGAAGATGTTACAATCACCAATTGCTTAGTAAGCGGGTTTAAGGAAGGAACGCTTCTGGATGGAACTTTCCAGGGCGGCGGGGGAACGGGTCGAATTAAATTTGGTACCGAATCAAACGGCGGATTTAAAAATATTACAATCAGTAATTGTGTGTTTGATCACTGCCGGGGGCTCGCACTGGAAGAAGTAGATGGCGGAACGCTTGAAAATGTAACGATTTCAAATATCGCCATGAGAGATATTTCCAATTCTCCCATTTTTATTCGTCTGGGAAATCGAGCAAGAGGTCCTAAAGGAACTCCCGTTGGCAGCGTGAGGAACATTGACATCAGCAATGTGACCGTTATGGGAGTTAATCCGAAATATTCGGTTCTAATTGTTGGAATTCCGGGGCATTCCATTGAGCATATCCGTCTTAATACCATTCGTATTATTACCGATGGCGGGGGGACAAAGGAGGACGAAAAAATTATTCCGCCCGAATTGGAAAAAGCGTACCCGAGTCCGAATAGATTTGGAAGAATGCCTGCCTATGGCTTTTTCTGCCGACATGTGAAAGATTTGGAGCTCCACGAAGTTTCAGTTAGTTTCGAAAAAAAGGACATGCGACCGAGCTTAATGGCGGATGACGTGAACGGTTTGGAATTGGATAACTACCGGGCTGAACGGGCCGTTGCAAATGAAAAACCAATTGTACTAAAAAAGGTCAGCGGATTGTTCCTTCACGATTGTCCGAATATTCGCCCGAGCACATTGACCCATTAA